In Candidatus Dormiibacterota bacterium, the DNA window ATGATAGATAAACTGGCTGGAGAGCATAGCCAGAATGACGGTTTGTTTGAGGTAATGCAGAGTTCATATAGGCAGCTAGACGCACGGCCAGCCGAACCAACCCTAGAGCTATGGTTCAAGCTTAACCTACTAGATCGCTTGGGGCATCGACCCAGACTGGAGGGCTGCGTAATCTGCGGAGAAGCGGATGCTACCAAAAACTATGTGCTGGTTGCAGAGCTGGGGGGACTCGCCGATACGAATTGCGCCGGCACTGGCCAGCCCAAGCTCAGCCCCCAGGCTATTAAGCTATGGAGGGTGATATTGGTTTGCGAGGCAAAAGCCCTGAGTAGTATTCAAGATGCTGCACGGATTGCCGGCGTTTCACTACCGGCTTGCGACCGTTTTATAGAATACACTTTCGGTCGTCGTTTCGAGTCAGCTAGCCTGCTGGCTTGAACATTGCCGTTTACGAGTTATCCCTATCTATCTATAATAAAACCCACTATGGCAACAAAACCAATTGGCCCGACAATTGAAGAATTAGTATCACTCGCGAAAAGGCGCGGCTTTGTATTCCAGGCCAGCGATATCTATGGCGGTATCGGCGGTTTCTGGGATTGGGGTCCATATGGCACTGAACTGGCCAAGAACCTTAAGGACGCCTGGTGGAGAGCTTTTGTTTACAAGTGGCCGAATGTGGTGGGTCTAGATAGCACCATCATCCAGCACCCTAAGCTGTGGGAGGCTAGTGGCCACGTAGAAACCTTTGTTGACCCTATGATCGATTGCAAGAGCTGCAAACATCGCTTTAGGGCCGACCATATTGCTGGCCGAACGGTTGAGTCTATTAAAGAGTACGACAAGCTGATTCAGGGCAAGAAATGCCCGAACTGCGGCGCTCGCGACACCTTTACACCGGCCCGTAAGTTTCAGATGATGTTTAAGACCTATGTCGGTCCGGTGGAGAGTGATGCGAGTACTGCCTACTTGCGGCCAGAAACGGCTGGCGGTATATTTACCCAATTTATAAACGTGGCAGAAACCAGCAGGCAGAAGATTCCATTCGGTATAGCTCAGATAGGAAAGGCTTTTCGTAATGAGATTACACCGGGCGATTTCATCTTCCGGGTGCGTGAGTTTGAGCAGATGGAGCTGGAGTATTTCATTCACCCTAAAGATCAAGACAAAGAATACAAGCGCTGGAAGCAAATCTGCTGGGACTGGCTGCTTACGATTGGCCTAAATAAACAGAATCTGGTTTGGCATGAGCATACAGGTACAGAGCGTGCCCATTATGCGGCGGCTAGCGCTGACATTCAGTATGCTTATCCGTTTGGTACAGGGGAGCTATGGGGGATAGCAAACAGGACCGACTTTGACCTTAAATCCCAATCAGAGGGCAGCGGACGGGATCTGAGCTACTTC includes these proteins:
- the recO gene encoding DNA repair protein RecO is translated as MALYKTRGIVLKRHNLGEADRIITFLTSDRGVVRAVARGVRKIKSRMAGHLELFCEADLMLAEGKNLDVITSARLLHYGKTVTGDWQKLQQAYMFAEMIDKLAGEHSQNDGLFEVMQSSYRQLDARPAEPTLELWFKLNLLDRLGHRPRLEGCVICGEADATKNYVLVAELGGLADTNCAGTGQPKLSPQAIKLWRVILVCEAKALSSIQDAARIAGVSLPACDRFIEYTFGRRFESASLLA
- a CDS encoding glycine--tRNA ligase, coding for MATKPIGPTIEELVSLAKRRGFVFQASDIYGGIGGFWDWGPYGTELAKNLKDAWWRAFVYKWPNVVGLDSTIIQHPKLWEASGHVETFVDPMIDCKSCKHRFRADHIAGRTVESIKEYDKLIQGKKCPNCGARDTFTPARKFQMMFKTYVGPVESDASTAYLRPETAGGIFTQFINVAETSRQKIPFGIAQIGKAFRNEITPGDFIFRVREFEQMELEYFIHPKDQDKEYKRWKQICWDWLLTIGLNKQNLVWHEHTGTERAHYAAASADIQYAYPFGTGELWGIANRTDFDLKSQSEGSGRDLSYFDQESGDRYIPNVIEPSLGVGRLLLALLHSAYHEEEVKGEKRVVLRFKPEIAPVKVAVLPLSKKPELSKVAREVYEQCAGNYRCEYDETQSIGRRYRRQDEIGTPLCVTVDFDSLKDKSVTIRHRDTLKQVRVKIKDLSAEIEKSLAKF